In Paenibacillus ihbetae, the following are encoded in one genomic region:
- a CDS encoding CxxH/CxxC protein: protein MYVVCKEHVELAIENFVDEYEDAPDIVNLKETEFSDWDPPVKCAECEKHAEFLVV, encoded by the coding sequence ATGTACGTCGTATGCAAAGAACATGTGGAACTGGCAATCGAAAATTTCGTGGATGAGTATGAGGATGCTCCAGATATCGTGAATTTGAAGGAGACGGAGTTTTCGGACTGGGACCCGCCGGTGAAGTGCGCGGAGTGCGAGAAGCATGCTGAATTTTTAGTTGTGTAA
- a CDS encoding alpha/beta-type small acid-soluble spore protein, protein MARRSRRRRSPEMQQFMNDVMRNEGYQVNPQQEVKYEVAKTLGVPLKPEGNGNLTTEQAGKVGGAIGGSMVREMIRMAQESLSKP, encoded by the coding sequence ATGGCTAGAAGATCAAGGCGGCGCCGCAGTCCTGAAATGCAGCAGTTCATGAACGATGTCATGCGGAACGAGGGCTACCAGGTCAACCCGCAGCAGGAAGTGAAGTATGAGGTTGCAAAAACGCTGGGTGTCCCGCTCAAGCCTGAAGGTAACGGCAATCTGACCACCGAGCAGGCCGGGAAAGTCGGAGGCGCCATCGGCGGCTCGATGGTCCGGGAAATGATCCGGATGGCCCAGGAGAGTTTAAGCAAGCCGTAA
- a CDS encoding dynamin family protein, translating into MDDFGKVWEEEIKRAADEAYEKEMDEINRQLKQEILIALIGDVNTGKSSTMNRIVGEEVAGVGAEPGETTVIHPHKYKDNISFIDTPGLNDVNTANSEVTLNYYKQADIVLFFLNAAGTVFSEVEKRSFEKIQGVNPNILIVLNKIDAADEIDRLVARIRKETGGGYEVVPVSSRTGENIDQLRSSILEMLKKKSKDILFAKSIKEKSATANGWIIGASISAGAVGASPIPGSDIIPITGIQVSLLTRLAVLYNKPISKETAKELVIATIFGNIGKSIFRQIVKVFPGAGSVAGATVAGATTLALGYAVKYAYEHNIQINPANITKLYKKFREKAETESESISESK; encoded by the coding sequence ATGGATGACTTCGGTAAAGTATGGGAAGAGGAGATCAAGCGGGCAGCCGATGAGGCTTACGAGAAGGAAATGGATGAAATCAACCGTCAGCTGAAGCAGGAAATCCTCATTGCGCTGATTGGCGACGTGAATACGGGCAAATCCTCAACCATGAATCGGATCGTGGGCGAAGAGGTGGCCGGCGTCGGGGCTGAGCCCGGGGAAACGACGGTGATTCATCCGCATAAATATAAGGATAATATATCTTTCATTGATACACCCGGGTTGAATGATGTGAATACCGCCAATTCGGAAGTGACCTTGAATTATTATAAACAGGCGGATATCGTGCTGTTCTTCCTCAACGCTGCAGGCACCGTCTTTTCGGAGGTGGAGAAGAGATCGTTTGAGAAAATTCAAGGCGTCAACCCGAACATCTTGATCGTGCTGAACAAAATTGATGCCGCGGATGAAATCGACCGCCTGGTGGCGCGGATCCGGAAGGAGACCGGAGGGGGCTATGAGGTTGTGCCGGTGTCTTCACGGACGGGCGAGAACATCGACCAGCTGCGGAGCAGCATTCTGGAGATGCTTAAAAAAAAGTCTAAAGACATCCTCTTTGCCAAAAGCATCAAGGAGAAGTCGGCGACCGCCAACGGTTGGATCATCGGAGCCTCGATCTCGGCAGGAGCAGTAGGCGCATCCCCCATTCCGGGATCGGATATCATTCCGATTACCGGCATTCAAGTGAGTCTCCTTACCCGGCTTGCGGTGCTATACAATAAGCCGATCAGCAAGGAGACGGCGAAAGAGCTCGTCATTGCCACGATATTCGGGAATATCGGGAAGAGCATTTTCCGGCAGATCGTGAAGGTATTCCCTGGCGCGGGATCGGTCGCCGGAGCGACGGTCGCGGGGGCTACGACCCTGGCGTTGGGATATGCTGTGAAATACGCTTACGAGCACAACATCCAGATCAATCCGGCGAATATTACAAAGCTCTATAAGAAATTCAGGGAGAAGGCCGAGACGGAATCGGAATCCATTTCCGAGTCGAAGTAA
- a CDS encoding helix-turn-helix transcriptional regulator encodes MKKNHSPSALGDFLKSRRERLQPSEAGIQPLPGRRRTPGLRREEVSYLANISVTYYAWLEQGKEVNPSPEVLLSISKALQLDEDEQKHLFDLANVDVTSVVTVPNNGGPDTGVLQKIVNQLHYPSFITDEGTDIIAWNRAAELIVADFGSLPDNERNMMDIMFLKPDYRNRLVNWEGFARYAVAVLRAGFDLYKNNPLYMERFERLRRESPEFVHFWELYEIKQKRVATALFRVPNAQEMEFELHSAAVIDNDPALHWCFFVPVPGSGTEERLLRLLEQDRQLP; translated from the coding sequence TTGAAAAAGAATCATTCTCCGTCCGCATTGGGTGACTTCCTTAAATCGCGCAGAGAACGGTTACAGCCTTCAGAGGCAGGGATCCAGCCGCTGCCCGGACGAAGACGCACTCCGGGACTTCGAAGAGAAGAAGTCTCTTATCTTGCCAATATAAGCGTGACTTACTATGCCTGGCTGGAGCAAGGCAAGGAGGTTAATCCTTCGCCGGAAGTGCTGCTAAGTATCAGCAAAGCGCTTCAGCTTGACGAAGACGAGCAGAAGCATCTATTCGATCTGGCCAATGTAGATGTGACGAGCGTCGTCACAGTGCCAAATAACGGTGGGCCGGATACGGGAGTTCTGCAGAAAATCGTAAATCAACTGCATTATCCTTCTTTTATCACAGACGAAGGTACGGATATTATCGCCTGGAATCGAGCGGCAGAACTGATCGTAGCCGATTTCGGCAGTCTGCCGGACAACGAACGGAATATGATGGACATTATGTTTTTAAAGCCGGATTACCGCAACAGACTGGTGAATTGGGAAGGCTTTGCCCGTTACGCTGTAGCTGTTCTGCGGGCAGGCTTCGATCTATACAAGAACAACCCGTTATATATGGAACGGTTCGAACGCTTGAGGCGGGAAAGCCCGGAATTCGTGCATTTCTGGGAGCTATATGAAATCAAACAAAAACGTGTAGCCACCGCTTTATTCCGTGTTCCTAACGCACAGGAGATGGAGTTTGAGCTCCATTCCGCGGCTGTAATCGATAATGACCCGGCACTGCACTGGTGTTTCTTTGTTCCGGTGCCCGGTTCAGGTACGGAAGAGAGATTATTGCGTTTACTTGAGCAGGACAGGCAGCTACCGTAG
- a CDS encoding SDR family oxidoreductase produces MQTWFITGASGGLGSCITRRLLDRGDRVAATVRKPGVLDDLQAQYGSGLWQANLDLTNSQQIAEVVERAFLELGTIDVFVNNAAYGLYGAVEEASDKQIEHQFMTNVLGSLRVARAFLPFFRKQGGGHMVQISSMAGHYSIPGMGLYCSSKWAVEGAFEALAKEVAPFNIKTTMVEPGGIRTNFITSNAVFGERMDEYRDTEAGRFVSLMKGELPGIDMSMFNQMVVGDPDKMAQQIIHRVDQGDGPIRMALGSDAYEQIRAALLDRLAALEAQKELAYSTDSDDVVKPL; encoded by the coding sequence ATGCAAACTTGGTTTATTACAGGAGCATCAGGAGGCTTGGGTTCATGTATAACTCGCCGGTTGCTGGATAGAGGGGACCGTGTAGCCGCAACGGTACGCAAGCCGGGGGTGCTGGATGATCTGCAGGCACAGTATGGCTCTGGGCTTTGGCAGGCTAATTTAGATCTGACAAACTCTCAACAAATTGCTGAAGTGGTGGAGCGTGCATTTTTAGAACTGGGCACGATCGATGTGTTTGTCAATAATGCAGCCTATGGCTTGTATGGCGCAGTGGAAGAAGCAAGCGATAAGCAAATTGAACATCAGTTTATGACCAATGTGCTTGGCTCTCTGCGTGTAGCGCGTGCTTTCCTGCCCTTCTTCCGTAAGCAGGGCGGCGGTCACATGGTACAGATTTCGAGTATGGCGGGTCATTATTCTATTCCGGGTATGGGACTGTATTGCTCTTCGAAATGGGCGGTCGAAGGAGCCTTTGAAGCGCTAGCTAAGGAAGTGGCTCCGTTCAATATTAAGACCACTATGGTGGAGCCCGGCGGAATCCGAACGAATTTCATTACAAGCAACGCCGTATTCGGCGAGCGGATGGACGAATACCGGGATACGGAGGCAGGCCGATTCGTTAGCCTGATGAAGGGAGAACTGCCTGGTATAGATATGAGCATGTTCAATCAAATGGTTGTCGGCGATCCGGATAAAATGGCGCAGCAGATTATCCACCGTGTCGACCAGGGAGATGGGCCGATACGTATGGCGTTGGGCAGCGATGCCTATGAGCAAATCCGGGCAGCCCTGCTGGACAGACTGGCCGCTCTGGAAGCACAGAAAGAGCTGGCTTACTCCACTGATTCAGATGATGTGGTAAAACCCTTATAA
- a CDS encoding DUF3934 family protein, whose amino-acid sequence MSKSKGKGGTGRGTGKKGWSRWDASARRAKSKPKPYTSKGTKQADNAADASHHKGTP is encoded by the coding sequence TTGAGTAAATCCAAGGGCAAGGGCGGAACAGGCCGAGGCACAGGCAAGAAAGGCTGGAGTCGATGGGATGCCAGCGCGAGAAGAGCCAAGAGTAAACCCAAACCTTATACCAGTAAAGGGACCAAACAGGCAGACAATGCAGCGGACGCCAGTCATCATAAAGGTACCCCATAA
- a CDS encoding RNA polymerase sigma factor, with translation MDSHYREYKSNTEEIEMLVERTKLGDKEAFASIIRNFEKPMYIYCYHILKNKEEAEDALQEIFIKVYEQIHKYRPNMSFSAWLYKIAYNYSLNQIRSKKRWFRFIDRYKYDQPETSTQQIDSQTTLKDFLNSLTIEERHILVLRAIHRYNFNEISEIMNMKPATVRKKYERLRKKLQTKEVNEGGTVNASIT, from the coding sequence TTGGATAGTCATTACAGAGAGTATAAATCAAACACAGAAGAAATTGAGATGCTGGTTGAAAGGACTAAGCTTGGTGATAAGGAAGCTTTCGCTTCAATTATAAGAAACTTTGAAAAACCAATGTATATCTATTGTTACCATATACTCAAAAACAAGGAAGAAGCCGAGGATGCTCTACAAGAAATATTTATTAAAGTGTATGAACAGATACATAAGTATCGTCCAAATATGAGTTTCTCGGCATGGCTGTACAAAATTGCCTACAATTACAGTCTGAATCAAATCCGCAGCAAAAAAAGGTGGTTTCGTTTTATAGATCGTTATAAATATGATCAGCCTGAGACCTCGACTCAGCAAATAGACAGTCAAACGACACTGAAGGATTTTCTAAATTCACTGACGATCGAAGAGAGACATATATTAGTTCTCCGGGCGATTCATCGATATAACTTCAACGAGATTAGTGAAATCATGAATATGAAACCGGCAACCGTGCGCAAAAAGTATGAACGCCTTCGCAAAAAACTGCAGACGAAGGAAGTTAATGAAGGAGGAACAGTGAATGCGTCGATCACCTAA
- a CDS encoding cytochrome P450, producing MEWNQNGLLPLEWFSNMRKSSPVEKAGDNAWNVFRYEDVKAVFTNYEVFSSQGAPSSEDPIESSLLRQDPPKHRQLRRLVSHAFTPRMIESLAPKIEEITKSLLDEAEKKGQMDIVADLASPLPIVVIAEMLGVSLEYRERFKAWSDALVGDNYEAYIQCQREMSEYFSAIAEDRRRHPQDDLITKLVEARIDNESLTELEIIGFCILLLVAGNETTTNLISSAVLAIDSLPEVRAELLADRSLIPGALEEVFRYFSPVQVMFRRVKQETELGGKTLRENEHVYIWMASANHDEAVFERPDVFNIHRSPNPHLGLGSGIHYCLGSQLARMESRIAIEALLERFPEYRRDRSAPLTRMDSTMMFALKELPVILR from the coding sequence ATGGAATGGAATCAGAACGGTTTGCTCCCATTGGAATGGTTCAGCAATATGCGTAAGAGTTCCCCCGTGGAAAAGGCTGGCGACAACGCATGGAACGTCTTCAGATATGAGGATGTGAAGGCGGTCTTCACCAACTATGAGGTCTTCTCGTCCCAAGGTGCGCCTTCTTCGGAGGACCCGATCGAGTCCAGCCTGCTGCGGCAGGATCCACCGAAGCACCGACAGCTTCGGAGACTGGTCTCCCATGCGTTTACGCCGCGGATGATCGAGTCACTTGCTCCCAAGATCGAGGAGATCACGAAGTCTCTGCTGGATGAAGCGGAGAAGAAGGGGCAGATGGACATCGTGGCGGATTTAGCGAGTCCCCTCCCGATCGTCGTCATTGCCGAGATGCTAGGCGTATCGCTGGAATACCGGGAACGCTTCAAGGCTTGGTCGGACGCTTTGGTTGGCGATAATTACGAAGCATATATCCAGTGCCAGCGCGAGATGAGTGAGTACTTCTCGGCCATCGCGGAGGACCGGCGCCGCCATCCGCAGGATGACCTGATTACGAAGCTGGTGGAAGCCCGTATCGATAACGAGTCATTGACCGAGCTTGAAATCATCGGCTTCTGCATCCTCCTGCTGGTGGCCGGCAATGAAACGACAACGAATTTGATCTCCTCTGCCGTTCTGGCCATCGATAGCTTGCCGGAGGTGCGGGCAGAGCTTCTCGCGGACCGATCACTCATACCGGGCGCACTGGAGGAAGTATTCCGTTATTTCTCGCCCGTACAGGTGATGTTCCGCCGCGTGAAGCAGGAGACGGAGCTGGGCGGGAAGACGCTGAGGGAGAACGAGCATGTGTATATCTGGATGGCTTCCGCCAATCATGACGAGGCGGTGTTCGAGCGTCCGGACGTATTCAACATTCACCGGAGTCCGAATCCGCATCTTGGACTCGGAAGCGGCATCCATTATTGCCTCGGCTCTCAGCTCGCGCGGATGGAATCACGCATTGCGATTGAGGCGCTGCTGGAGCGCTTCCCGGAGTATCGGCGCGACCGCTCGGCCCCGCTCACCCGGATGGACAGTACGATGATGTTTGCGCTGAAGGAGTTGCCTGTCATATTGCGCTGA
- a CDS encoding S1C family serine protease → MGLFDDDFYSTKVSRKSKNASEDRSARTKWRTKWRTSRRSRGLSTFQISAISSVCSALIAVMLFSFITGHPASTSRVTLVNGGHQLSSTEGDPYERIIQAAEKVRPAVVSVLTHKETVLPEEEELENEEEVLPEDEEGLELPEGFDFGEEFDFGDDFGDFGESQEDALGSGVIFKKLEGKAYIITNNHVVENADSFEVVTVTGEKKQATLVGTDRVSDIAVLSIDAKGIGDVAEFGDSSKLRLGETVIAIGNPLGLGDTLTSGIVSYTNRIIPVSLNQDGNYDWEQEVIQTDAAINEGNSGGALVDLNGRVIGINTMKIADTGVEGLGFAIPVNEITEVVKELMLKGYIARPYLGVYTVDLGNPYAPLSKKEKENLKLPKSVTEGVVVLDALGPAKDAGLQLNDVIVKLDGKPIKTTLELRKHLYRNTKVGGELDVTFYRSGKLQSLKVKLEEKPEE, encoded by the coding sequence ATGGGATTGTTTGACGATGATTTTTATTCAACCAAAGTATCCAGGAAGAGCAAAAATGCCAGCGAGGACCGATCTGCGCGAACCAAGTGGCGAACAAAGTGGCGGACCAGCCGCCGGAGCAGAGGGCTGTCCACCTTCCAAATTTCCGCGATCAGCTCGGTCTGCAGCGCACTAATTGCCGTGATGCTGTTCAGCTTCATTACCGGTCATCCTGCCTCCACATCCCGGGTTACTCTGGTGAACGGCGGACATCAGCTGTCCTCGACGGAAGGGGACCCTTACGAGCGGATTATCCAAGCAGCCGAGAAGGTGCGTCCTGCTGTCGTAAGCGTGCTGACGCATAAAGAGACGGTGCTGCCGGAAGAGGAGGAGCTGGAGAACGAGGAAGAAGTCCTGCCTGAAGACGAAGAGGGATTGGAGCTTCCGGAAGGATTTGATTTCGGAGAGGAATTCGACTTCGGGGATGACTTCGGCGATTTCGGCGAATCTCAGGAGGATGCGCTGGGATCCGGTGTTATTTTCAAAAAGCTTGAAGGTAAGGCCTATATCATCACGAATAATCATGTCGTAGAGAATGCCGATTCCTTCGAGGTCGTTACGGTAACCGGTGAGAAGAAACAAGCAACGCTTGTCGGCACCGACCGTGTGAGTGATATTGCGGTGCTCTCGATTGACGCCAAAGGCATTGGCGATGTTGCCGAGTTCGGCGACTCCTCCAAGCTGCGGCTGGGCGAGACGGTCATTGCGATCGGGAACCCGCTCGGGCTGGGAGATACGCTGACCTCCGGCATCGTCAGTTATACGAACCGGATCATTCCGGTTTCGCTCAATCAGGACGGAAATTACGATTGGGAGCAGGAAGTGATTCAGACCGATGCCGCCATCAATGAGGGCAACAGCGGCGGTGCGTTGGTCGATCTCAATGGCCGGGTGATCGGCATTAATACGATGAAGATCGCGGATACCGGTGTGGAAGGCCTTGGGTTCGCCATTCCGGTAAATGAGATTACCGAGGTTGTTAAGGAGCTTATGCTGAAGGGCTACATTGCGCGTCCATACCTGGGTGTTTATACGGTGGATTTGGGCAATCCCTATGCGCCGCTGAGCAAGAAAGAGAAGGAAAATCTGAAGCTGCCGAAGAGTGTAACCGAGGGCGTGGTCGTACTGGATGCCCTGGGACCTGCAAAGGATGCGGGCCTTCAGCTGAACGACGTCATCGTGAAGCTGGACGGCAAGCCGATTAAGACCACCCTGGAGCTGCGCAAGCATTTGTACCGCAACACCAAGGTTGGCGGTGAGCTGGATGTAACATTCTACCGGAGTGGGAAGCTGCAATCGCTCAAGGTGAAGCTGGAAGAGAAGCCGGAGGAATAA
- a CDS encoding SDR family oxidoreductase yields MNLSGNTILITGGSAGIGLAFAERFIKAGNKVIVTGRRENALHHAKEKLPSLITRVSDLNKESERAALFDWVTTNYPEVNVLVNNAGIQQRFNVLKADATNNWSYYNKEIITNLEAPLHLSMLFAPFFANKESATTIINVTSGLAFTPLAIAPIYSATKAALHSFTMSLRHQLSDTSVEVIEVAPPAVNTDLGGAGLHTHGEPLNAFADGIFDELAKGTMEIGYGSSVARLRMSRDEIDKYTENMYKATKNTVE; encoded by the coding sequence ATGAATCTTTCAGGGAATACAATTCTCATTACAGGTGGAAGTGCTGGAATCGGATTAGCCTTTGCAGAAAGGTTTATTAAGGCTGGAAATAAAGTCATCGTTACTGGACGGCGGGAAAATGCCCTTCACCATGCGAAAGAAAAACTTCCAAGCCTGATAACCCGCGTAAGCGATTTGAATAAGGAATCCGAGCGTGCAGCATTGTTTGACTGGGTAACAACAAACTATCCAGAAGTAAATGTGTTAGTAAATAATGCAGGGATCCAGCAACGTTTTAACGTATTGAAAGCAGATGCGACAAACAATTGGAGCTATTATAACAAAGAAATCATAACGAACCTTGAAGCACCGCTCCATCTCTCTATGCTCTTTGCTCCGTTTTTTGCAAATAAAGAATCGGCGACCACCATTATTAACGTAACATCTGGGTTAGCTTTTACACCTTTAGCGATAGCTCCGATCTATTCAGCAACGAAAGCGGCACTTCATTCGTTTACGATGAGTCTAAGGCATCAGCTGTCCGATACGTCTGTCGAAGTTATCGAAGTCGCTCCCCCGGCAGTAAATACAGATTTAGGCGGTGCGGGATTGCATACGCATGGCGAGCCGTTAAACGCCTTCGCGGATGGAATCTTCGACGAATTAGCAAAAGGAACAATGGAAATTGGATATGGTTCTTCTGTGGCCCGCTTGCGCATGTCACGAGACGAAATCGACAAATACACAGAAAATATGTATAAAGCAACGAAAAACACCGTTGAATAA
- a CDS encoding SDR family NAD(P)-dependent oxidoreductase, giving the protein MNKYIYRNKLAVVTGASSGIGKAYAKELAARGSHVVLAARSKDKLDAMAREINRQYGVQAYALACDLSKANAPRQLAEQISQLGLSVDILINNAGVGTYGRFEEIDPEREQEEILLNTAALVDLTHRLLPDMLRRKDGVIVNVASMAAFMPCAYSAVYGGTKAFVLSFSEALWAETRGRGMRVLALCPGATETGFFDAVGSEEMGAGQKLSTPEKVVQAGFRGIDQGRSYIIDGRSNYFMALMIRLFSRRRVALIMERMSKPKRH; this is encoded by the coding sequence TTGAACAAATATATATATCGAAATAAGCTGGCAGTAGTCACTGGTGCTTCATCTGGAATCGGGAAAGCGTATGCCAAAGAACTGGCGGCACGAGGAAGTCATGTCGTTCTGGCAGCGCGCTCCAAGGACAAGCTGGATGCAATGGCAAGGGAAATCAACCGCCAGTACGGCGTACAGGCTTATGCGCTCGCTTGCGATTTGTCCAAAGCGAATGCCCCGCGTCAGCTGGCCGAACAAATATCCCAACTGGGCTTGTCGGTCGATATTCTCATCAACAACGCAGGCGTTGGCACTTATGGCCGTTTCGAGGAAATAGACCCGGAGCGCGAGCAGGAGGAGATTCTGTTGAATACGGCTGCGTTAGTCGATCTTACGCATCGGCTGCTGCCCGATATGCTGAGGAGAAAGGATGGAGTCATCGTTAACGTAGCTTCGATGGCTGCGTTCATGCCTTGTGCATATTCTGCAGTTTATGGGGGTACCAAGGCATTTGTATTGTCCTTCTCTGAGGCGCTATGGGCGGAGACGCGCGGGCGTGGTATGCGCGTGCTCGCACTGTGCCCGGGTGCAACAGAGACGGGATTTTTCGATGCGGTCGGCAGCGAGGAGATGGGAGCAGGTCAGAAGCTCTCGACCCCGGAAAAGGTTGTACAGGCCGGATTCCGCGGAATTGACCAGGGGCGCAGCTATATCATCGATGGCCGTAGCAATTACTTTATGGCTCTAATGATCCGACTTTTCAGCAGGCGCAGGGTGGCTTTAATCATGGAACGTATGTCAAAACCAAAAAGGCACTGA
- a CDS encoding transcriptional regulator SplA domain-containing protein, with amino-acid sequence MNEYQPGQIVYVIIRNPHVQGVANVQEAAVVNDPDSPGNYALFIYETYYPLNDEVAVYPTASEAEHAYREAFGLSDMGAYYG; translated from the coding sequence ATGAATGAATATCAACCGGGACAGATTGTGTATGTAATCATTCGTAACCCGCATGTTCAGGGTGTCGCGAATGTCCAGGAAGCTGCCGTAGTGAATGATCCGGATTCGCCGGGAAATTATGCGCTATTTATTTATGAGACGTATTATCCATTGAACGATGAGGTTGCGGTGTACCCGACAGCAAGTGAAGCTGAGCACGCCTATAGAGAGGCATTCGGTTTATCTGACATGGGGGCGTATTATGGTTAA
- the rlmH gene encoding 23S rRNA (pseudouridine(1915)-N(3))-methyltransferase RlmH, which yields MNIQIVCVGKLKEKYLVQGIAEYSKRLAPYVRLSVHEVPDEKAPENMSEAEMRQVQEKEGAGILGHIKPDAHVIALAIGGQLWSSEDLAAHIDKLGTYGTSTVAFVIGGSNGLSEAVLKRAQTKLSFGRMTLPHQLMRLVLVEQIYRAVKINRGEPYHK from the coding sequence ATGAATATACAGATTGTATGCGTAGGCAAGCTGAAGGAGAAATATCTGGTTCAGGGCATTGCGGAATACAGCAAGCGCCTGGCGCCTTATGTGCGTCTGTCGGTGCACGAAGTGCCTGACGAGAAAGCGCCGGAGAACATGAGCGAGGCGGAGATGCGTCAAGTGCAGGAGAAGGAGGGCGCGGGCATTCTCGGCCACATCAAGCCGGACGCCCACGTGATCGCGCTCGCGATCGGCGGACAGCTGTGGTCCAGCGAGGATCTGGCCGCCCATATCGACAAGCTGGGCACCTACGGTACCAGCACCGTCGCCTTCGTGATCGGCGGCTCGAACGGTCTCTCCGAGGCCGTGCTGAAGCGTGCCCAAACGAAGCTCAGCTTCGGGCGCATGACCTTGCCTCACCAGCTGATGCGGCTGGTGTTGGTGGAGCAGATTTACCGAGCGGTGAAGATTAATCGGGGGGAACCGTACCATAAATAA
- a CDS encoding MerR family DNA-binding transcriptional regulator, whose protein sequence is MKYCSISEVSAKFNIPESTLRYYEKKRAPATN, encoded by the coding sequence ATGAAGTATTGTTCCATTAGCGAAGTTTCAGCCAAATTCAATATTCCAGAATCAACATTGCGTTATTACGAAAAAAAAAGGGCTCCTGCCACGAATTGA
- a CDS encoding TetR/AcrR family transcriptional regulator encodes MSKEKIIQAAIEVFSENGYHRASMDEISARAQVAKGTLYYNFPGKSQLFKTVVKQGFEDIMRRTEADLNSPLPIKEMIMRTIRHHLDLFLESRHFSHIVFNEISNGIEQDVLEELKELKRTHIGFLAKIIEDGKCEENLFRDVDANLAAVSMIGTLESVCNYYLNHQEAYTREDLEQFAFTVITQGLFISVE; translated from the coding sequence GTGAGTAAAGAGAAAATTATCCAAGCAGCCATAGAAGTATTCTCCGAGAACGGATACCACCGCGCAAGCATGGACGAGATTTCCGCCCGCGCTCAGGTTGCCAAGGGGACGCTGTACTACAACTTCCCGGGCAAATCCCAGCTCTTCAAGACGGTCGTCAAGCAGGGCTTCGAGGATATTATGCGGCGGACCGAAGCGGATCTGAATTCCCCGCTGCCGATCAAAGAGATGATTATGCGGACCATCCGTCATCATCTGGATCTGTTTCTGGAATCCCGGCATTTTTCCCATATCGTATTCAATGAGATCTCGAACGGCATTGAGCAGGATGTCCTGGAAGAGCTGAAGGAGCTGAAGCGGACGCATATCGGCTTTCTGGCGAAGATCATTGAGGATGGCAAGTGTGAAGAGAATCTGTTCCGCGATGTCGATGCCAACCTGGCTGCGGTCAGCATGATCGGCACATTGGAGAGCGTATGTAATTATTATTTGAATCATCAAGAAGCCTATACCCGCGAAGACCTAGAGCAGTTTGCGTTCACGGTCATTACCCAAGGCCTGTTTATATCGGTTGAATAA
- a CDS encoding HEAT repeat domain-containing protein: MDNQEVVTDVPSNYEELKSSANRSANWRERLNAVEELGNWKNQKSIDILLHRLNTDAVHQVREAAYHKLLAFGEDVQMPERRKGELMKDVSKVLLRIKKSLPRDHKYEDFKDKLKKMRIDIYDTYEGDKGDEFDSWLEQTWSSLLRR, translated from the coding sequence TTGGACAATCAAGAGGTTGTGACGGACGTGCCGTCGAATTATGAAGAGCTGAAAAGCTCCGCTAACCGGAGCGCCAATTGGAGAGAACGGTTAAACGCCGTTGAAGAGCTGGGAAATTGGAAAAATCAGAAATCCATCGATATTTTGCTGCATAGACTGAATACGGATGCGGTTCACCAAGTAAGGGAAGCAGCCTATCACAAGCTCCTTGCCTTTGGCGAGGACGTGCAGATGCCCGAAAGACGAAAAGGCGAACTGATGAAAGACGTTTCTAAAGTGCTGCTGCGCATCAAAAAAAGCCTTCCCCGTGACCACAAGTATGAAGACTTCAAAGACAAGTTAAAAAAGATGAGAATTGATATCTATGATACGTACGAGGGTGACAAAGGGGACGAATTCGACAGCTGGCTGGAGCAAACCTGGTCTTCCTTGTTAAGAAGATAA